The genomic window AACCTGGGAAAGTTTCATTTACAACGACTTTTTCAAGGCTATCGACTTCAACCTCCTAGAACAGAAGAGGATAGAGCCTATTTTTATCCCCTCCTCTGATAAAACCAACTTCGATGCCACATACGATCTTGAGGAGCTGCTACTCGAAGAGGCACCTCTGGAGGCTCGAGCTAGGCGCCAAAAGCCTCGAGAAAGATTAAAGGAAGACGCAACAGACCAGGAGATCAGAGAGGACGAGTTATATCGCATGATCGAAAAGGATTTCCGACCCTTTGATTATACTGTGGCCGCGTACAAGAAGTATGTTTCACTCGTCCACACGCTCTCCCACAACCCCCGTTCCCTTGGAGCCAAGTTTCTAAAACCACACATAGAATCACGGAGGCATCTCGCAGCTTGAATGGGGATCCACAATCGGACGTACAGCCAAATAATCACCCTCAGGCTCTAACAACAGATAAAGCTACACCTATTCCTGCCGGTGGAACCGTTCAACAAACCTCTCACCCAGTACCTGCAGGAACAATACCTAACCCTGATCCTAGACAAGGTCGACCTGTGCgtcccgcgccgccgcctcccctgTTTCACCAGAGCGAATACGTCTCGCGAGCACTGCCGCCGACAAGCAAACGAGTAGCAAGTTCTACCGGTGGGGTCTCAGTGACTCTGGATGGCGGAGGGAGTTGGTCTGAGCTTGCTCGACAGGATGCCACGCTTCCGACTGATGCCAACACGCCAGCCGACTCCAAGGCTGAAAGCTCAAGCGGCATGTTTGGCTTTCTTAAAAGCAAAAAGGGTAGAAACAACAgtcccaagcccaaggaaaGAGGTGTCCTGGGCAAAGAAGGCGCAAGAGTGATCATCAGCTAGCTGTCGACAGATTTTGCGGGCGTGAGCATTCCAATACCTACTGGCCACGTGGCTCTTTGAACACTTTTTGTGACTCGTCATGAAGAACCCAAGAGTCCTTCTCTCGGCTTGGCGATCAAAGTTTCGAGGCATTTCTTGCAAATCAGGAATACTGCGTGTGTGGCTGTGCAAGCTAGTATTTTGTGATGCGAGTTTTCTGCCCGTCGAAGgcagcgacgatgacgacatgGCGCAGTTTGGGGTAAACCCGACGACCATGCTTGGGGAGGGGGCGGGCGATGTGGTAAAGCCGCGGCGTTTTCGATACATGCAGGATGAGGCAATTGGCGAACTCACTTTACCGAGACGCCCTGGAGTTTTCTTTGAGCAACCGCGGGTAACGGTTTGTACAGAGTGCATACGTCGGCGTAAGGGAATCGGCCAAGTACGCAGACACATCAGGATCTTGCACGTATAATTGTTGCGACTCTCTATTTTtggtttgcttttttttatactttatcATATCTTGGTGTTTTGCTGTTTCGTCACCTGGGGCGGCGCGTCCGAGCCAGAAACTATATTACAGAGATGCATTTGCCAACATGTACAGACTATGGCTGTTGGTTGGCCGGTATGGAGGCAGGTGTAGAGCAACGGCCATAAGAGTGGCTTGGGAATAAATAAGGAAATAATCGTTTTGATGACCAAACTTTGACCCCCCCCCCCTGGTAGTGTCGCGAAAGGACAAGAACAACCACGTTTCGGCTGCTAGCCTGTGCATTTTTTCCTTCCTATTTTGGCGGCCCGGGTGTCTGTCATGAGTTTCTCATTGTTAGAACTTGCGTCTCGAGTTTGACATGCGGCGCGTGCATTGAATACGGTGGCGGTGACAGTGACGGCATTTAACCAGCTGCGTAGGGGTGGGCATATATACGTGTGTATGTGTGTCCGCAAAACTCAAGGGCTTTGGATAGGATACTCTCTATGATGTATCCATGATGGGAAGCAAATGGCAAAACATTGAGTGGATTTATTGAGCAATGTCACTTCTCTGTTTGATATACACGACTACCATGAACCTTGCAATGCTGACAATCACACCGGCGAAAAAACATGAATCGTCCAAAACACACCTCGTGTCTGTTAACACGATGCAATTCAAAGTACATCTGCCTGAATGCCAACTAGGTAGTTAAGATGGTTCAAAGgtaaaaaggaaaatagTCCAACTCCCCATTGTTGCAGATATCCGggacaaaaaagaaaagaaaagaaaaagcaactGGCATCAACTTGGAATCTCGACAAAAAGACCCGTTTCCcaaaataaaacaaaacatAAAAACTCTAGCTCAAGTAGCAGATGCGTAGCGACTGTGAGGGAGAAGTCATAATTGTGGTGGTGTATCTTTTGTCAGTTGGCTCCGCCCTTGTGTTCCTTTCCTACTTTGCTCGATAAGGTTGCCATGTTGCCCCTGCGCCGTGCCGAAATTACCCCTCTTCCTAGGCAAGTCGATTTTCCATATGTGTTTCCCAACCGGCTATGTCGTGAACGCCGTAAATATCCTACTCTTGTATTGTATTTTTGCTCTTGTTACCATGCTCATAATCATCCACGCGTGACAGAAGGCTGGAAAAAGATGTTGCGCCTCCGGCCCAAGACTAAAGCCATACATACACTGTACACAGCACTAGCTCG from Metarhizium brunneum chromosome 2, complete sequence includes these protein-coding regions:
- the STK32A gene encoding Serine/threonine-protein kinase 32A, with the translated sequence MGNGQGKPVDLNGEVNLNHFRLLRVVGRGAFGKVRIVERKDTNLSFALKYIRKDEVVKSESVRNIIRERRMLEYVNHPFICNLRYSFQDIEYMYLVVDLMSGGDLRFHISRKTFTEEAVRFWIAELGCALRYIHEQNIIHRDVKPDNVLLDADGHVHLTDFNVASDIVPGRVLTSKSGTLAYLAPEVYSGKGYTVCADWWSLGVLFYECIYNKRPFDGSSESTLSQQIQNSSPRYPVTQPPVSLTCLYSIRAALDPNPRTRMGSTWESFIYNDFFKAIDFNLLEQKRIEPIFIPSSDKTNFDATYDLEELLLEEAPLEARARRQKPRERLKEDATDQEIREDELYRMIEKDFRPFDYTVAAYKKITEASRSLNGDPQSDVQPNNHPQALTTDKATPIPAGGTVQQTSHPVPAGTIPNPDPRQGRPVRPAPPPPLFHQSEYVSRALPPTSKRVASSTGGVSVTLDGGGSWSELARQDATLPTDANTPADSKAESSSGMFGFLKSKKGRNNSPKPKERGVLGKEGARVIIS